The Comamonas endophytica sequence TAGAGAGCGACGTCGGCCAGTTCGTCCCTTACCGCCTGGGCGGTACTGGGCGCCGAAGCCGCTGCGTGCGAGTCGGCCTCGGTCATCCACTGGAAGATCTCCGTCAGCTCGCCGACTTCCCCCGACAGCGCCATGGCCAGGTTCTTGGGCGAATGGAACTGCTGCCAATCCCGCTCGTGCGCAAATTGCCGCAGCGCCTGCGTGGCGCCGTCCACATCGATCAAAGTCCGGTTCACGTTCTACCCCCTTGGGTAAGGATTGTCATCCATTCCCGTCGCCTGATGCACCGTCCAGCCGGCCTGCGCTCACCAAGAAAAAGCCTTGGCAAGCGGACCTGCCAAGGCTTCGCTGGCAAGCCCCATCCCGTCGGAGCATGCGGCCTCAGAGCGCCGAGATGTTCTTGTCCTTGGCGATCTTGCTCCATCGCGCATAGTCGGTCCCCAGGCGCTTGCGCATCGTCTCCGAGTCCTGGTAGCTGGCGACCGCCCCTGCACCGATCAGCTTCTTCTGCAGCTCGGGGTCGGCCAGGATCACCTTCAGCTCGGCATTCAGGCGGTCGACGATGGCGCGCGGCGTGCCCAGGGGCGCGACCAGGCCGCCCCAGGTGTCGGCGTCGAACCCGGCAAAGCCCTGTTCGGCCACCGACTGGATGCCCGGCAGCAGCAGCTTTGCCTTGTTGGAGCTGCCGGCAATGGCGCGCAGCTTGCCCGCCTGGATGTGGGGCAGGGCGGCAACCACGTCGGCGAACATCACCGGGACTTGCCCGCCGATCAGGTCGGTCACGGCTGGAGCGCTGCCGCGGTAGGGGATGTGCTGCATGTCGAAGCCGCCCAGGTCCTTGAGCTGCTCCATCGACAGGTGGCCGAAGCTGCCGGTGCCGGAGCTGGTGTAGTTCAGCGGCGTCTGGGCGGCCTTGGCGTGGGCGATCAGCTGCTGCAGGTTAGTGACCTCGGGCAGCACGCGCGGGTTGATGACGATGGCCATGGGCAGGTCATAGACCGTGGCCACGGGCAGGAAGTCCTTGCGCACGTCATAGGCGTTGTTGTTGAAAAGCAGCGGCGCAAGCAGCGCCGGCATGCCGAACATCGACAGGTTGTAGCCGTCGGCGGGCGACTTGATGAACGCCGCCGTGCCGATCGAGCCCGAGGCGCCCGGACGGTTCTCGACGATCATGGTCTGGCCCAGGCGCTCGCCAAGCTTTTGCGCGACGATGCGCGCGGCGGTGTCGGTGGGACCGCCGGGTGGGAAGGCGACGACGATCTTCACCAGCTTGCTGGGCCAGGCGGGATCGGCGGCGAAGCTGATGCCCGAAAAGGCGCCGAGCGCGCTGGCGGCGCCAGCGGCCAGCAGGTGGCGGCGATTGATTGCGTGAGGTTGATCCATCTCTTGTCTCCGTTGAAAAATAATATTCAGATGATGTTCTGCGCGCGCAACGCGGCAATGGCGTCGGGGGCCATTCCCAGCTGCTCGCTCAGCACGGCGTCGGTGTGTTCGCCCAGATGCGGCGGCGGCATGCGCACGGGCAGGCGTTCGCCGTCCATGGCATAGGGAGGCGCCAGCACGGCCTGCGCGCCAGCTTCGCGGTCTTCATAGCGGTGCAGCAAACCTGCCGTCCGGGTGCGTTCGGACTGCAGCGCGTCCAGCATGCCCAGTACCTCGCCGCAGGGAATCTGCGCGGCCGTGAGCTGCGCCAGCAGCTCGGCCCGCGGCTTGCGGCGCAGCGCCTCGTGGATCAGCGGCATGAGCACATGGCGGTTGGCAGAGCGCGCGGTGTTGGTGGCGAAGCGCTCGTCGGTGGTCCATTCGGGGCGCTCGATGATCTCGTTGCAAAAGCGCTGGAACTGGCCGTTGTTGCCCACGGTGATCACCAGCGGGCCGTCGGCGGCTTCGAACACGCCGTAGGGGACGATGGACGGATGGGCGTTGCCGAACTTCGGCGGGTCCCCATCCTTGAGCAGCGCCTCCATGCCGTAGTAGCTGGTGATCATCAGGCCGCAGTCGTAGAGCGCCATCTGCACGTGGCGGCCCCGGCCGGTGGTGTGGCGCTCATAGAGGGCGGCAAGGATGGCCTGCGCGGAGTACATGCCGGTGAACATGTCGACGGCGGCTATGCCGAACTTCAGCGGCCCCTGGCCTTCCTCGCCGTTCATGGCCATCAGCCCGGCCTCGCCTTGCACTACCAGGTCATAGCCGGGACGCCTGGCCTCGGGCCCGCTGCGCGAATAGCCGGAGATGGAACAGTACACGAGGCGCGGGTTGAGGGCGCTGAGCTGTTCGTAGCCCAGGCCGAGCTTCTCCGCGCCGCCGACCTTGAAGTTCTGGATCACCACATCGCTTCGTGCCGCCAGCTGCAGCGCAATCTCCTGGCCCTGGGGCGACTGCAGGTCCAGGCTGATCGAGCGTTTGTTGCGGTTGGCGCTGTTGAAATACGAGGTATTGCGGCTGCCCACGCGCACGCCCCAGTCGCGCGTGTCGTCGCCGCGGCTCGGGTGCTCGACCTTGGTGACATCGGCGCCCAGGTCGGCCAGCGACATGGCGCACATGGGCCCGGCCAGCACGCGCGACAGATCGAGAACACGCAGGCCGGCGAGCGGCTGCAGGGGAAGGGAAGCGGTCATGCGAAAGCCTTGTCCAACAAATCAAAACGAGGCACGCGGACCCCTGGTTCAGCGACTGCGCCATCGTGCGCCAATCTGGTGCGTATTTTGATATGTTTAGAAAATTTATCAATTGTGATAAAAATTGAACATTGTGTATTCGTAAATTTGACAATGAATCTGGCGACCCTTTCCCTGCTCGTGGACATCATCGAAGCCGGCAACCTGAGCCGGGCGTCCGTGCGCCTGGGCGTGAGCCGGGCCAGCGT is a genomic window containing:
- a CDS encoding nucleotide pyrophosphohydrolase, translated to MNRTLIDVDGATQALRQFAHERDWQQFHSPKNLAMALSGEVGELTEIFQWMTEADSHAAASAPSTAQAVRDELADVALYLIRLADVLGVDLNAAITDKLAANAARYPVEAARGVSTKYDRLPRS
- a CDS encoding tripartite tricarboxylate transporter substrate binding protein; this encodes MDQPHAINRRHLLAAGAASALGAFSGISFAADPAWPSKLVKIVVAFPPGGPTDTAARIVAQKLGERLGQTMIVENRPGASGSIGTAAFIKSPADGYNLSMFGMPALLAPLLFNNNAYDVRKDFLPVATVYDLPMAIVINPRVLPEVTNLQQLIAHAKAAQTPLNYTSSGTGSFGHLSMEQLKDLGGFDMQHIPYRGSAPAVTDLIGGQVPVMFADVVAALPHIQAGKLRAIAGSSNKAKLLLPGIQSVAEQGFAGFDADTWGGLVAPLGTPRAIVDRLNAELKVILADPELQKKLIGAGAVASYQDSETMRKRLGTDYARWSKIAKDKNISAL
- a CDS encoding CaiB/BaiF CoA transferase family protein — encoded protein: MTASLPLQPLAGLRVLDLSRVLAGPMCAMSLADLGADVTKVEHPSRGDDTRDWGVRVGSRNTSYFNSANRNKRSISLDLQSPQGQEIALQLAARSDVVIQNFKVGGAEKLGLGYEQLSALNPRLVYCSISGYSRSGPEARRPGYDLVVQGEAGLMAMNGEEGQGPLKFGIAAVDMFTGMYSAQAILAALYERHTTGRGRHVQMALYDCGLMITSYYGMEALLKDGDPPKFGNAHPSIVPYGVFEAADGPLVITVGNNGQFQRFCNEIIERPEWTTDERFATNTARSANRHVLMPLIHEALRRKPRAELLAQLTAAQIPCGEVLGMLDALQSERTRTAGLLHRYEDREAGAQAVLAPPYAMDGERLPVRMPPPHLGEHTDAVLSEQLGMAPDAIAALRAQNII